A genomic region of Alnus glutinosa chromosome 11, dhAlnGlut1.1, whole genome shotgun sequence contains the following coding sequences:
- the LOC133881410 gene encoding uncharacterized protein LOC133881410 isoform X5, whose protein sequence is MSDGLDLVLPLEKAVCSHGLFMMAPNQWDPLPKTLLLPLRLLHSQPQASVLVRVSQPHWDPHSLHLCVYGTHSLSTPHRQSLLVQVSRMLRLSETEERAAREFRKMWTKGADADGSFGGTGRVFRSPTLFEDMVKCILLCNCQSMQENPTFKQCREMLNISMGSMHHFSSWHTGLNSGTSMRKDKP, encoded by the exons ATGAGCGATGGGTTAGACTTGGTCCTCCCACTGGAGAAGGCCGTGTGTAGCCATGGGCTGTTCATGATGGCACCCAACCAGTGGGACCCTCTCCCCAAGACCCTTCTCCTTCCACTCCGTCTTCTCCACTCCCAACCCCAAGCCTCAGTCCTTGTCCGCGTCTCCCAACCCCACTGGGACCCTCACTCTCTCCATCTCTGTGTTTACGGCACCCACTCCCTCTCCACTCCTCATCGGCAATCACTACTG GTCCAGGTTTCGCGAATGCTGCGCCTGTCGGAAACCGAGGAGAGGGCTGCGAGAGAGTTCCGAAAGATGTGGACCAAGGGAGCAGATGCGGATGGGAGCTTTGGTGGCACTGGCAGGGTGTTCAGGTCTCCTACGTTGTTTGAGGACATGGTCAAGTGCATTCTCCTCTGCAACTGCCA GTCCATGCAAGAAAATCCAACTTTCAAACAGTGTAGAGAgatgttgaatatatctatGGGAAGTATGCACCATTTCAGTTCTTGGCATACTG GTCTGAACTCTGGCACTTCTATGAGAAAAGATAAACCTTAG
- the LOC133881410 gene encoding uncharacterized protein LOC133881410 isoform X6 has translation MSDGLDLVLPLEKAVCSHGLFMMAPNQWDPLPKTLLLPLRLLHSQPQASVLVRVSQPHWDPHSLHLCVYGTHSLSTPHRQSLLVQVSRMLRLSETEERAAREFRKMWTKGADADGSFGGTGRVFRSPTLFEDMVKCILLCNCQSMQENPTFKQCREMLNISMGSMHHFSSWHTGIGAE, from the exons ATGAGCGATGGGTTAGACTTGGTCCTCCCACTGGAGAAGGCCGTGTGTAGCCATGGGCTGTTCATGATGGCACCCAACCAGTGGGACCCTCTCCCCAAGACCCTTCTCCTTCCACTCCGTCTTCTCCACTCCCAACCCCAAGCCTCAGTCCTTGTCCGCGTCTCCCAACCCCACTGGGACCCTCACTCTCTCCATCTCTGTGTTTACGGCACCCACTCCCTCTCCACTCCTCATCGGCAATCACTACTG GTCCAGGTTTCGCGAATGCTGCGCCTGTCGGAAACCGAGGAGAGGGCTGCGAGAGAGTTCCGAAAGATGTGGACCAAGGGAGCAGATGCGGATGGGAGCTTTGGTGGCACTGGCAGGGTGTTCAGGTCTCCTACGTTGTTTGAGGACATGGTCAAGTGCATTCTCCTCTGCAACTGCCA GTCCATGCAAGAAAATCCAACTTTCAAACAGTGTAGAGAgatgttgaatatatctatGGGAAGTATGCACCATTTCAGTTCTTGGCATACTG gtattggAGCTGAATGA
- the LOC133881406 gene encoding leucine-rich repeat receptor protein kinase HPCA1-like isoform X1, with protein MGQRTQLILLLLLFIPYFVMESTASDDYNGLLSVKDELMNTPPNWVRPDPCGSKWDGIVCNNSRVTSLQLQSMNLSGRLSREIESLSELQILDLSYNKYLTGPLPPSIGSLKKLVTLNLIGCGFSGSIPDTIGNLQQLTTLSLTNNSFSGPIPASIGILSNLYWLDLAVNQLNGPIPVSPGLDNLLHAKHFHLESNKFSGEIPPQLFSSNMILLHLILNGNNLSGSIPETIGSVQTLEVIRFDRNSLSGTLPSNLSNLVYLNELYLSNNKFTGSIPNLTGLSLTYVDMSNNSFTVSDMPPWFSTLQSLATLVMENTQLQGPVPSSIFSLPNLQTVTLRNNNLSGTLDIGTSYSSKLQLVDLQNNSIVHEVYSAGGYNKNLILVHNPICNPPDATKSYCAVSQSNTPPYSTPSNHSCPPAQCTSDQISSPNCQCAYAYSGTLVFRAPNFLDLGISSYYLELQSTLMQRFKDCSLPVDSVSLRNPIKDSSTMNLNLSLDVFPSGQDHFNRTEILNIGSLFSSHTFTPPTGFGSYYFLANPYGYYAGISTESKKSLSIGVIIGAVAGFTILLLLLVLAGVYVYALRQKRRAESASGQLNPFAHWDPNNGSGGIPQLKGARSFSFEELKKYTNKFSEANSIGSGGYGKVYRGILPAGQLIAIKRAHTESMQGGVEFKTEIELLSRVHHKNLVSLVGFCFDQGEQMLVYEYVPNGTLMDGLSGKSGIRLDWIRRLKVALGAARGLAYLHELANPPIIHRDIKSTNILLDERLNAKVADFGLSKLMGDAESGHVTTQVKGTMGYLDPEYYTTQQLTEKSDVYGFGVVLLELITARMPIERGKYIVMVVQTAMDRTKVLYNLHEILDPAIGLQTSLKGLEKFVDLAMRCVEESGANRPTMGMVVKEIENIMELAGLNPNAESATTSESYDINKENSHHPYSNEGFEYSGVYPTSKIEPQ; from the exons ATGGGTCAAAGGACGCAGCTGAttctgctgctgctgctttTCATCCCATATTTCGTTATGGAAAGTACAGCCAGTGATGACT ATAATGGCCTACTTTCTGTAAAGGATGAATTGATGAACACACCACCAAATTGGGTACGTCCTGACCCTTGTGGTAGCAAATGGGATGGGATTGTATGCAACAATTCACGGGTGACCTCCTT ACAATTACAGAGCATGAATTTGTCAGGCAGGCTATCTCGCGAAATCGAGTCGTTGTCTGAGTTGCAGATTTT GGACCTGTCTTACAACAAGTACTTAACAGGACCACTTCCACCTTCAATTGGGAGTTTAAAGAAGCTAGTTACCTT AAACCTGATTGGTTGTGGGTTCTCTGGATCTATTCCAGACACAATAGGAAATCTACAGCAGCTAACCACTCT ATCTCTGACTAATAATAGCTTTAGTGGACCAATTCCGGCCTCTATTGGTATTCTTTCCAATCTTTATTGGCTGGACCTAGCCGTAAACCAGCTTAATGGACCTATACCAGTCTCTCCTGGTCTTGATAACCTACTTCATGCAAAGCACTT TCATCTCGAAAGCAACAAATTCTCTGGCGAAATTCCTCCTCAACTTTTCAGCTCAAATATGATTCTGTTACACTT GATTCTTAACGGCAATAATCTCAGTGGCAGTATCCCTGAAACCATTGGAAGTGTGCAGACTTTGGAGGTGAT ACGCTTTGATAGGAATTCACTAAGTGGGACTCTGCCTTCGAACCTCAGCAATCTTGTTTACCTTAACGAGCT GTACTTGTCCAACAATAAGTTCACTGGTTCTATTCCCAACCTTACTGGCTTGAGCCTCACCTATGT GGATATGAGCAACAATAGTTTCACTGTTTCCGATATGCCTCCATGGTTTTCAACCTTACAGTCTTTGGCGACATT AGTGATGGAAAACACACAACTTCAAGGACCTGTTCCTAGTTCCATATTCAGCCTTCCCAATTTACAGACTGT GACACTAAGGAACAACAATCTCAGTGGCACCTTAGATATTGGTACCAGCTATAGCAGCAAACTGCAACTTGTTGATTTGCAGAACAATTCTATTGTGCACGAAGTATACTCAGCTGGCGGATACAACAAGAACTTGAT ACTTGTGCATAACCCAATTTGTAACCCACCAGATGCCACAAAGAGTTACTGTGCGGTTTCTCAATCGAATACACCCCCATACTCCACGCCATCAAATCATAGCTGTCCGCCTGCTCAATGCACTTCGGATCAGATTTCCAGCCCCAACTGTCAATGTGCGTATGCATACAGCGGAACTCTAGTCTTCAGAGCTCCTAACTTTTTAGACTTGGGGATCTCAAGTTACTACCTAGAACTTCAGAGCACTCTCATGCAACGTTTTAAGGATTGTAGTCTTCCTGTGGATTCAGTTTCCTTGCGTAATCCAATCAAAGACTCATCAACTATGAACCTGAACCTGAGCCTAGACGTCTTCCCATCTGGCCAAGATCATTTCAATCGAActgaaattttaaatattggGTCTCTATTTAGTAGCCACACTTTTACGCCTCCAACAGGTTTTGGATCCTACTATTTTTTGGCTAATCCATATGGGTACTATGCAG GAATATCTACAGAATCAAAAAAGTCTTTGAGCATAGGAGTTATAATTGGAGCGGTAGCTGGTTTCACCATCCTGCTGCTACTATTAGTCCTTGCTGGGGTTTATGTTTATGCTCTCCGTCAAAAACGAAGAGCAGAAAGTGCTTCTGGGCAATTAAATCCTTTTG CACACTGGGATCCAAATAACGGCAGTGGTGGCATTCCTCAGTTAAAAGGGGctagatctttttcttttgaagagcTGAAGAAGTACACCAACAAGTTTTCTGAAGCAAATTCTATTGGATCTGGGGGATATGGAAAG GTTTATCGGGGGATTCTTCCTGCTGGTCAACTGATTGCCATCAAACGAGCTCATACAGAATCTATGCAGGGTGGGGTTGAGTTCAAAACTGAGATTGAACTTCTATCAAGGGTTCATCATAAGAATCTTGTCAGTCTTGTTGGTTTTTGTTTCGATCAGGGTGAACAGATGCTGGTATATGAGTATGTTCCAAATGGTACTCTTATGGATGGCCTTTCAG GGAAGTCAGGAATCCGGTTGGATTGGATAAGAAGACTAAAAGTTGCCCTTGGTGCAGCCAGAGGTCTGGCGTATCTTCATGAACTTGCCAACCCACCTATTATACACAGGGACATCAAATCAACCAACATTTTACTGGATGAGCGCTTAAATGCAAAAGTTGCTGATTTTGGTCTTTCTAAGCTTATGGGTGATGCCGAAAGTGGCCATGTCACTACTCAAGTTAAAGGGACAATG GGCTACTTGGATCCCGAATATTACACGACCCAACAGTTGACTGAAAAGAGTGATGTATATGGCTTTGGAGTGGTACTGCTGGAGCTGATAACTGCAAGAATGCCAATTGAACGGGGGAAGTATATTGTCATGGTGGTACAGACAGCAATGGATAGGACGAAAGTATTATACAACCTTCATGAGATTCTTGACCCAGCCATTGGTTTGCAGACATCACTGAAAGGATTAGAGAAGTTCGTAGACCTGGCAATGCGTTGTGTTGAAGAATCAGGAGCTAACAGGCCTACAATGGGTATGGTGGTGAAAGAGATTGAGAACATTATGGAGCTAGCTGGTTTGAACCCCAATGCTGAATCCGCAACCACTTCAGAGAGTTACGATATAAATAAGGAGAATTCCCACCATCCTTACAGCAATGAGGGCTTTGAGTACAGTGGGGTTTATCCAACTTCAAAGATAGAGCCTCAGTGA
- the LOC133881406 gene encoding leucine-rich repeat receptor protein kinase HPCA1-like isoform X2, whose translation MGQRTQLILLLLLFIPYFVMESTASDDYNGLLSVKDELMNTPPNWVRPDPCGSKWDGIVCNNSRVTSLQLQSMNLSGRLSREIESLSELQILDLSYNKYLTGPLPPSIGSLKKLVTLNLIGCGFSGSIPDTIGNLQQLTTLSLTNNSFSGPIPASIGILSNLYWLDLAVNQLNGPIPVSPGLDNLLHAKHFHLESNKFSGEIPPQLFSSNMILLHLILNGNNLSGSIPETIGSVQTLEVIRFDRNSLSGTLPSNLSNLVYLNELYLSNNKFTGSIPNLTGLSLTYVDMSNNSFTVSDMPPWFSTLQSLATLVMENTQLQGPVPSSIFSLPNLQTVTLRNNNLSGTLDIGTSYSSKLQLVDLQNNSIVHEVYSAGGYNKNLILVHNPICNPPDATKSYCAVSQSNTPPYSTPSNHSCPPAQCTSDQISSPNCQCAYAYSGTLVFRAPNFLDLGISSYYLELQSTLMQRFKDCSLPVDSVSLRNPIKDSSTMNLNLSLDVFPSGQDHFNRTEILNIGSLFSSHTFTPPTGFGSYYFLANPYGYYAESKKSLSIGVIIGAVAGFTILLLLLVLAGVYVYALRQKRRAESASGQLNPFAHWDPNNGSGGIPQLKGARSFSFEELKKYTNKFSEANSIGSGGYGKVYRGILPAGQLIAIKRAHTESMQGGVEFKTEIELLSRVHHKNLVSLVGFCFDQGEQMLVYEYVPNGTLMDGLSGKSGIRLDWIRRLKVALGAARGLAYLHELANPPIIHRDIKSTNILLDERLNAKVADFGLSKLMGDAESGHVTTQVKGTMGYLDPEYYTTQQLTEKSDVYGFGVVLLELITARMPIERGKYIVMVVQTAMDRTKVLYNLHEILDPAIGLQTSLKGLEKFVDLAMRCVEESGANRPTMGMVVKEIENIMELAGLNPNAESATTSESYDINKENSHHPYSNEGFEYSGVYPTSKIEPQ comes from the exons ATGGGTCAAAGGACGCAGCTGAttctgctgctgctgctttTCATCCCATATTTCGTTATGGAAAGTACAGCCAGTGATGACT ATAATGGCCTACTTTCTGTAAAGGATGAATTGATGAACACACCACCAAATTGGGTACGTCCTGACCCTTGTGGTAGCAAATGGGATGGGATTGTATGCAACAATTCACGGGTGACCTCCTT ACAATTACAGAGCATGAATTTGTCAGGCAGGCTATCTCGCGAAATCGAGTCGTTGTCTGAGTTGCAGATTTT GGACCTGTCTTACAACAAGTACTTAACAGGACCACTTCCACCTTCAATTGGGAGTTTAAAGAAGCTAGTTACCTT AAACCTGATTGGTTGTGGGTTCTCTGGATCTATTCCAGACACAATAGGAAATCTACAGCAGCTAACCACTCT ATCTCTGACTAATAATAGCTTTAGTGGACCAATTCCGGCCTCTATTGGTATTCTTTCCAATCTTTATTGGCTGGACCTAGCCGTAAACCAGCTTAATGGACCTATACCAGTCTCTCCTGGTCTTGATAACCTACTTCATGCAAAGCACTT TCATCTCGAAAGCAACAAATTCTCTGGCGAAATTCCTCCTCAACTTTTCAGCTCAAATATGATTCTGTTACACTT GATTCTTAACGGCAATAATCTCAGTGGCAGTATCCCTGAAACCATTGGAAGTGTGCAGACTTTGGAGGTGAT ACGCTTTGATAGGAATTCACTAAGTGGGACTCTGCCTTCGAACCTCAGCAATCTTGTTTACCTTAACGAGCT GTACTTGTCCAACAATAAGTTCACTGGTTCTATTCCCAACCTTACTGGCTTGAGCCTCACCTATGT GGATATGAGCAACAATAGTTTCACTGTTTCCGATATGCCTCCATGGTTTTCAACCTTACAGTCTTTGGCGACATT AGTGATGGAAAACACACAACTTCAAGGACCTGTTCCTAGTTCCATATTCAGCCTTCCCAATTTACAGACTGT GACACTAAGGAACAACAATCTCAGTGGCACCTTAGATATTGGTACCAGCTATAGCAGCAAACTGCAACTTGTTGATTTGCAGAACAATTCTATTGTGCACGAAGTATACTCAGCTGGCGGATACAACAAGAACTTGAT ACTTGTGCATAACCCAATTTGTAACCCACCAGATGCCACAAAGAGTTACTGTGCGGTTTCTCAATCGAATACACCCCCATACTCCACGCCATCAAATCATAGCTGTCCGCCTGCTCAATGCACTTCGGATCAGATTTCCAGCCCCAACTGTCAATGTGCGTATGCATACAGCGGAACTCTAGTCTTCAGAGCTCCTAACTTTTTAGACTTGGGGATCTCAAGTTACTACCTAGAACTTCAGAGCACTCTCATGCAACGTTTTAAGGATTGTAGTCTTCCTGTGGATTCAGTTTCCTTGCGTAATCCAATCAAAGACTCATCAACTATGAACCTGAACCTGAGCCTAGACGTCTTCCCATCTGGCCAAGATCATTTCAATCGAActgaaattttaaatattggGTCTCTATTTAGTAGCCACACTTTTACGCCTCCAACAGGTTTTGGATCCTACTATTTTTTGGCTAATCCATATGGGTACTATGCAG AATCAAAAAAGTCTTTGAGCATAGGAGTTATAATTGGAGCGGTAGCTGGTTTCACCATCCTGCTGCTACTATTAGTCCTTGCTGGGGTTTATGTTTATGCTCTCCGTCAAAAACGAAGAGCAGAAAGTGCTTCTGGGCAATTAAATCCTTTTG CACACTGGGATCCAAATAACGGCAGTGGTGGCATTCCTCAGTTAAAAGGGGctagatctttttcttttgaagagcTGAAGAAGTACACCAACAAGTTTTCTGAAGCAAATTCTATTGGATCTGGGGGATATGGAAAG GTTTATCGGGGGATTCTTCCTGCTGGTCAACTGATTGCCATCAAACGAGCTCATACAGAATCTATGCAGGGTGGGGTTGAGTTCAAAACTGAGATTGAACTTCTATCAAGGGTTCATCATAAGAATCTTGTCAGTCTTGTTGGTTTTTGTTTCGATCAGGGTGAACAGATGCTGGTATATGAGTATGTTCCAAATGGTACTCTTATGGATGGCCTTTCAG GGAAGTCAGGAATCCGGTTGGATTGGATAAGAAGACTAAAAGTTGCCCTTGGTGCAGCCAGAGGTCTGGCGTATCTTCATGAACTTGCCAACCCACCTATTATACACAGGGACATCAAATCAACCAACATTTTACTGGATGAGCGCTTAAATGCAAAAGTTGCTGATTTTGGTCTTTCTAAGCTTATGGGTGATGCCGAAAGTGGCCATGTCACTACTCAAGTTAAAGGGACAATG GGCTACTTGGATCCCGAATATTACACGACCCAACAGTTGACTGAAAAGAGTGATGTATATGGCTTTGGAGTGGTACTGCTGGAGCTGATAACTGCAAGAATGCCAATTGAACGGGGGAAGTATATTGTCATGGTGGTACAGACAGCAATGGATAGGACGAAAGTATTATACAACCTTCATGAGATTCTTGACCCAGCCATTGGTTTGCAGACATCACTGAAAGGATTAGAGAAGTTCGTAGACCTGGCAATGCGTTGTGTTGAAGAATCAGGAGCTAACAGGCCTACAATGGGTATGGTGGTGAAAGAGATTGAGAACATTATGGAGCTAGCTGGTTTGAACCCCAATGCTGAATCCGCAACCACTTCAGAGAGTTACGATATAAATAAGGAGAATTCCCACCATCCTTACAGCAATGAGGGCTTTGAGTACAGTGGGGTTTATCCAACTTCAAAGATAGAGCCTCAGTGA